A region of Amyelois transitella isolate CPQ chromosome 19, ilAmyTran1.1, whole genome shotgun sequence DNA encodes the following proteins:
- the LOC106132730 gene encoding tyrosine-protein kinase hopscotch, with the protein MASDNENVSVSVVTDNNPVIINCSNKRTAEELCIYLCNKYNIPPLTRSLFALRVRGTNYFLKDNSDVLSSSRDYELRIRFMVPKYDVLFSPNEITFDYYFQQARNDINENRIPEIKYPEYKEQLLGLGITDMARAIKEEQLTVNDVIRSRKKYMPRIILRKHGPFPMRRASMHLPAICAQGYGVRHYKKCYLDQLYTLAPNYLAEEYEDVLWLNNDTAVSVKVVVAPFHNQYPGIRLYNSSNREWVHICTIEDLIYLMRKEDISLEVSRKGTPLFFKFKTEEQLSSFISVCDGYYRLMLKWIFNLSKDDETPSLRELYRLKCHGPIKGVFSYGKLEVKRGKKHGSFILRQSQDEYNVFFVDVCNKNNSVDTYKIEYKGHCYMFQGEEYQSIEAIIKQHKDPEGKIFMNECLPPSEYDDYESQLLLCKQPEKQGVRIDHSELQEALKNNKSPRCLLNKDILLYTGSEKFGKGGLTMTCKAIWKLDETKKLIVAFKALQKDAYLKEFVTIASKFVHVQSSSIVRLYGITFNSPTALVLEYMPYGPLDDYLKKNRASVKLLHLKKVSASLARALWDLSEAGVVHGHIRCRRLLVAAADSDRLLVKLSGPSVHTYTSDDVHWMPVDFFADMNMAKRSVVGDIWAFATTLWEVFSYGMSPTELNPVLTAKSYMMDNRLLCPERCPSEVWTLILQCWQSDPLRPQEIMRDINHMLHREYVPTHEYEQPKLTSQLAHKDTVASDRYMVTEQSDAGSNKSLISDGSANSMNGIIPRQFDTRFAPCLGGGELDLELECELELECELGDRPWPMQSIESPQGTTYLVSWKKKIGGGSYGEVYKGWMCAEGDKNESQTVVAVKKLTHHKSSKNGSLYDDFENELKIMQSLKHDNIVKILGFSLDHNSPEPSVFIVMEYLEESSLNNYLKFQQEKLNTWHLLKYATDIATGMEYVSSQNIVHRDLATRNILVVDMCHVKISDFGLARSIPERDAYRVRTPRLLPINWYAPESASHPWLFSTKSDVWSYGVTAWEIFSRVRTEVPKFDVKRPNERAACFQIPDECPSEVFRALMTDCWDLKPELRPTFTDLKQRCLRFMDEYKQCS; encoded by the exons ATGGCATCGGACAATGAAAATGTTTCGGTTTCGGTCGTAACAGACAATAACCCTGTTATTATAAACTGCTCTAACAAACGTACAGCTGAGGAATTGTGcatttatttgtgtaataaatacaaCATACCGCCCTTGACGCGATCATTGTTTGCGTTGAGAGTTAGAGGCACAAATTATTTCCTCAAAGATAACAGCGATGTCCTATCAAGTAGTAGGGATTATGAATTACGGATTCGTTTCATG GTACCAAAATATGATGTTCTTTTCTCACCAAATGAGATTACATTTGACTATTATTTCCAACAAGCCCGTAATGATATCAATGAGAACAGAATTCCTGAAATTAAATATCCGGAATACAAGGAGCAGTTATTAGGCCTCGGCATCACTGACAT GGCGCGGGCTATAAAAGAAGAACAACTTACTGTGAATGATGTTATTAGAAGCAGAAAGAAATATATGCCGAGGATCATACTCCGGAAACATGGTCCGTTTCCTATGAGGCGTGCTAGTATGCACCTTCCAGCTATATGTGCACAAGGATATGGTGTCAG gcATTATAAGAAGTGTTACTTGGACCAACTGTATACGTTGGCCCCAAACTATCTTGCCGAAGAATACGAAGATGTGCTGTGGCTTAACAATGATACAGCAGTGTCTGTCAAAGTTGTAGTCGCACCATTCCACAACCAATACCCTGGAATAAGATTGTACAATAGCAGTAATAGAGAg TGGGTACATATTTGTACCATCGAAGACTTGATTTACCTGATGAGGAAGGAAGATATTTCCTTGGAGGTATCAAGAAAGGGTACTcccttgttttttaaattcaagaCCGAGGAACAGCTGTCGTCATTCATCTCAGTTTGTGACGGATATTACAG GCTTATGTTGAAGTGGATTTTCAATCTTTCGAAAGACGACGAGACGCCGTCCTTGCGGGAATTATATAGATTAAAGTGTCACGGACCTATCAA ggGCGTCTTTTCTTACGGCAAGTTGGAAGTTAAACGTGGGAAAAAACATGGAAGTTTTATACTGAGACAGTCGCAAGATGAATATAATGTCTTCTTTGTGGatgtttgcaataaaaataa CTCCGTCGACACGtacaaaattgaatacaagggACACTGTTACATGTTCCAAGGGGAGGAGTATCAAAGTATCGAAGCCATCATTAAACAACACAAGGACCCAGAGgggaaaatatttatgaacgAATGCCTGCCACCTTCTGAATATg ATGACTATGAATCTCAACTACTGCTTTGCAAACAACCCGAGAAGCAAGGCGTGCGCATCGACCACTCCGAACTACAAGAAGCCCTGAAAAACAATAAGAGTCCGCGATGTCTGCTCAATAAAGACATCCTCTTATATACTG GCTCAGAAAAGTTCGGCAAAGGAGGGCTGACGATGACCTGCAAAGCCATTTGGAAACTGGACGAGACCAAGAAACTTATTGTAGCGTTCAAAGCATTGCAAAAGGATGCGTATTTAAAG GAGTTCGTGACGATCGCCAGCAAATTCGTGCACGTACAATCCAGTTCCATAGTCCGCTTGTACGGTATCACATTCAACTCGCCCACCGCTCTTGTACTGGAGTACATGCCGTATGGACCTCTGGACGACTATCTAAA AAAGAACAGGGCATCAGTGAAGCTTCTCCACCTGAAGAAGGTGTCAGCGAGTCTGGCTCGTGCTCTATGGGACCTATCCGAAGCGGGAGTGGTCCATGGTCACATTCGCTGCAGAAGACTGCTGGTGGCCGCCGCCGACTCCGACCGCCTTCTCGTCAAACTGTCCGGGCCAAGTGTGCACACCTACACTAGCGAcga TGTACATTGGATGCCGGTAGATTTCTTCGCAGACATGAACATGGCCAAGCGTTCCGTCGTCGGAGACATCTGGGCCTTCGCCACTACACTATGGGAGGTGTTCTCTTATGGAATGTCCCCCACTGAGTTGAATCCTGTTTTGACAGCGAAG AGCTACATGATGGATAATCGCCTGCTATGTCCTGAACGATGTCCGAGCGAGGTGTGGACCCTCATCCTGCAATGTTGGCAGTCCGACCCGTTGCGGCCGCAGGAGATCATGCGGGACATCAACCACATGCTGCATAGAG aataCGTGCCGACGCATGAATATGAACAACCCAAGCTAACTAGTCAATTAGCTCATAAGGATACTGTAGCGA GCGACAGATATATGGTGACTGAACAAAGTGACGCGGGTAGCAATAAATCGCTCATATCCGACGGCAGCGCCAATTCCATGAATGGAATCATTCCGCGGCAATTCGATACGAGA TTCGCCCCGTGCCTGGGCGGCGGCGAGCTGGACCTGGAGCTGGAGTGCGAGCTGGAGCTGGAGTGCGAGCTGGGCGACCGCCCGTGGCCCATGCAGTCCATCGAGTCGCCGCAGGGCACCACCTACCTCGTCAGCTGGAAGAAGAAGATCGGCGGC GGAAGCTACGGGGAAGTGTACAAAGGCTGGATGTGCGCCGAGGGTGATAAAAACGAATCTCAGACTGTAGTCGCGGTGAAGAAACTGACACATCACAAGTCTAGCAAGAACGGCTCCCTCTACGACGATTTTGAAAACGAGCTCAAGATTATGCAG TCTCTGAAGCACGACAACATAGTGAAGATCCTGGGTTTCTCCCTGGACCACAACAGCCCCGAGCCGAGCGTGTTCATAGTGATGGAGTATCTGGAGGAGAGTTCGCTGAACAATTACCTCAAGTTCCAGCAGGAGAAGCTGAACACCTGGCATCTGCTCAAGTATGCCACAGACATTGCCACG GGCATGGAGTACGTGTCGAGCCAGAACATAGTCCACCGCGACCTCGCGACGCGCAACATCCTGGTGGTGGACATGTGCCACGTGAAGATCTCCGACTTCGGGCTCGCGCGCAGCATCCCGGAGCGGGACGCCTACCGCGTGCGCACGCCGCGGCTGCTGCCCATCAACTG GTACGCACCAGAATCAGCGTCTCACCCTTGGCTGTTTTCTACGAAGAGCGACGTGTGGTCGTACGGCGTTACCGCGTGGGAGATATTTTCGCGCGTTCGCACTGAAGTGCCCAAGTTTGATGTCAAGAGGCCCAACGAGCGAGCTGCTTG TTTCCAAATACCAGACGAGTGTCCGTCCGAGGTGTTCCGAGCGCTTATGACGGATTGCTGGGACCTAAAACCAGAGTTGCGGCCCACATTCACCGACCTCAAACAGAGGTGCCTTCGGTTCATGGACGAATACAAGCAGTGTTCCTAA